Proteins from a genomic interval of Bremerella sp. JC817:
- a CDS encoding DUF1501 domain-containing protein — protein sequence MARSYQLTRRDYLRMAALGVGLGSANSWIGSLAAETEGQTKTNKAVILLWLGGGPATIDMWDLKPNSPNGGEFKEIATATPGVKISEHLPKLAAQSEDLAIVRSMHSKEGDHSRATQFVRTGYVPQGAIKFPTLGALCSHELGNRELDLPSFVSISPGRGGGSLGGGFLGPEFSPLVIGGEGRDSTDLVVPNMQRGENVTDETQSQRLDLLRRMDNRFQRDRSGQVVDALETASQKAIRLMRPEAAAAFRLEDEPEPLREAYGRNTFGQGCLMARRLIERGITFVEVNLGGWDTHNENFERVAELSATLDVGFSTLLNDLKSRGMLDSTVVICQGEFGRTPRINGRSGRDHWPHTWSTVLAGGGIQGGQALGATNADGVEVADRPVTVPDVIATVCKAIDIDPMKQNQSNVARPIRIADPEAKPIEELL from the coding sequence ATGGCTCGTTCGTATCAACTGACTCGCCGCGATTACCTGCGCATGGCCGCGCTGGGCGTTGGCCTGGGAAGTGCCAACAGTTGGATTGGTTCACTGGCGGCAGAAACCGAAGGCCAGACCAAGACCAATAAGGCAGTGATCCTGCTGTGGCTTGGGGGGGGGCCTGCCACGATCGATATGTGGGACTTGAAGCCCAACTCGCCCAACGGTGGTGAGTTCAAAGAGATCGCGACAGCGACGCCGGGCGTGAAGATCTCGGAGCATCTGCCGAAGCTCGCCGCTCAGTCGGAAGATCTCGCGATCGTCCGTTCCATGCATAGCAAGGAAGGCGATCATAGCCGAGCGACTCAGTTTGTGCGGACCGGCTACGTTCCGCAGGGGGCGATCAAATTTCCAACGTTAGGTGCCCTTTGCTCGCATGAGCTTGGCAACCGGGAACTCGATTTGCCAAGCTTCGTCAGCATCTCGCCAGGTCGAGGTGGCGGTTCGCTGGGTGGTGGCTTCCTTGGGCCAGAGTTTTCGCCCCTGGTGATCGGTGGCGAAGGTCGCGACAGCACCGACCTGGTCGTACCGAACATGCAGCGTGGCGAGAATGTCACTGACGAGACCCAGTCGCAGCGACTCGATCTTCTTCGCAGGATGGACAATCGCTTCCAGAGAGATCGTTCCGGTCAGGTCGTCGACGCACTGGAGACCGCGTCGCAGAAGGCCATTCGCCTAATGCGTCCCGAAGCGGCTGCTGCGTTTCGCTTGGAAGATGAACCAGAACCGCTGCGGGAAGCATACGGCCGCAACACGTTCGGCCAGGGCTGCTTGATGGCACGCCGACTTATCGAACGAGGGATCACCTTCGTCGAAGTCAATCTGGGTGGCTGGGACACGCACAACGAGAACTTTGAACGGGTCGCAGAACTTTCGGCGACGCTCGATGTCGGCTTCTCGACGTTGCTCAACGATTTGAAATCGCGCGGCATGCTCGACTCGACCGTGGTCATCTGCCAAGGCGAGTTCGGTCGTACGCCGCGCATCAACGGCCGCAGCGGTCGCGACCATTGGCCCCATACCTGGTCGACCGTGTTGGCAGGTGGGGGAATTCAAGGTGGTCAGGCCCTGGGGGCAACCAATGCGGATGGCGTCGAAGTCGCCGACCGACCGGTGACCGTGCCCGATGTGATTGCCACCGTTTGTAAGGCGATCGACATCGATCCGATGAAACAAAATCAATCGAACGTCGCCCGTCCGATCCGCATTGCCGATCCGGAAGCGAAGCCGATTGAGGAACTTCTATGA